From Streptomyces asiaticus, one genomic window encodes:
- the typA gene encoding translational GTPase TypA: MPTRHDIRNVAIVAHVDHGKTTLVDAMLKQAGAFAAHQQVDDRVMDSNDLEREKGITILAKNTAVKYHPADGGDPVTINIIDTPGHADFGGEVERGLSMVDAVVLLVDASEGPLPQTRFVLRKALQAKLPVILCINKTDRPDSRIDEVVNEAYDLFLDLDATEEQIEFPIVYACARDGVASLTKPEDGTVPADSDSLQPFFSALLETVPAPEYDAAAPLQAHVTNLDADNFLGRIALLRVEQGELKKGQTVAWIKRDGTISNVRITELLMTEALTRKPAEVAGPGDICAVAGIPDIMIGETLADPENPIALPLITVDEPAISMTIGTNTSPLVGRGPGGKGADKSAVKDRKVTARLVKDRLERELIGNVSLRVLPTDRPDAWEVQGRGELALAILVETMRREGFELTVGKPQVVTREVDGKLHEPIERITIDVPEEHMGAVTQLMGTRKGRMDNMSNHGSGWVRMEFIVPSRGLIGFRTEFLTATRGTGIAHSIHEGHEPWFGELKTRNNGSLVADRSGAVTAFAMTNLQERGVLFVSPGTEVYEGMIVGENSRSDDMDVNITKEKKLTNMRSSTADVTESLVPPRLLSLEQSLEFCRDDECVEVTPETVRIRKVVLDQKERARTAARAKR, from the coding sequence ATGCCCACGCGCCACGACATTCGTAACGTCGCCATCGTCGCCCACGTCGACCATGGCAAGACGACCCTCGTCGACGCCATGCTCAAGCAGGCGGGCGCGTTCGCCGCCCACCAGCAGGTGGACGACCGGGTCATGGACTCCAACGACCTGGAGCGCGAGAAGGGCATCACCATTCTCGCGAAGAACACCGCCGTGAAGTACCACCCGGCGGACGGCGGCGACCCCGTCACCATCAACATCATCGACACCCCCGGCCACGCCGACTTCGGCGGTGAGGTCGAGCGCGGCCTGTCCATGGTCGACGCGGTGGTCCTGCTGGTGGACGCCTCCGAGGGGCCGCTGCCGCAGACCCGCTTCGTGCTGCGCAAGGCGCTCCAGGCCAAGCTGCCGGTGATCCTGTGCATCAACAAGACGGACCGCCCGGACTCCCGGATCGACGAGGTCGTCAACGAGGCGTACGACCTCTTCCTGGACCTGGACGCGACCGAGGAGCAGATCGAGTTCCCGATCGTCTACGCGTGCGCCCGTGACGGTGTGGCCTCGCTGACCAAGCCGGAGGACGGCACCGTCCCGGCCGACAGCGACAGCCTCCAGCCGTTCTTCTCCGCCCTGCTGGAGACCGTCCCGGCGCCGGAGTACGACGCGGCCGCGCCGCTCCAGGCCCATGTCACCAACCTGGACGCGGACAACTTCCTCGGCCGTATCGCCCTGCTCCGGGTCGAGCAGGGCGAGCTGAAGAAGGGGCAGACGGTCGCGTGGATCAAGCGCGACGGCACCATCTCCAACGTCCGGATCACCGAGCTGCTGATGACCGAGGCGCTCACCCGCAAGCCCGCCGAGGTGGCAGGCCCCGGTGACATCTGCGCGGTCGCGGGTATCCCGGACATCATGATCGGCGAGACCCTGGCCGACCCGGAGAACCCGATCGCGCTGCCGCTCATCACCGTCGACGAGCCCGCGATCTCGATGACCATCGGCACCAACACCTCCCCGCTGGTCGGCCGCGGCCCCGGCGGCAAGGGCGCCGACAAGTCCGCCGTGAAGGACCGCAAGGTCACCGCGCGGCTGGTCAAGGACCGGCTCGAGCGCGAGCTGATCGGTAACGTCTCGCTGCGCGTGCTGCCCACCGACCGCCCGGACGCCTGGGAGGTGCAGGGCCGCGGCGAGCTGGCGCTGGCGATCCTGGTGGAGACCATGCGCCGGGAGGGCTTCGAGCTCACCGTCGGCAAGCCGCAGGTGGTCACCCGGGAGGTGGACGGCAAGCTCCACGAGCCGATCGAGCGCATCACCATCGATGTGCCCGAGGAGCACATGGGCGCGGTCACCCAGCTCATGGGCACCCGCAAGGGCCGGATGGACAACATGTCCAACCACGGCTCCGGCTGGGTCCGCATGGAGTTCATCGTCCCCTCCCGCGGTCTGATCGGCTTCCGTACCGAGTTCCTGACCGCGACCCGCGGCACCGGTATCGCCCACTCCATCCACGAGGGCCACGAGCCGTGGTTCGGCGAGCTGAAGACCCGTAACAACGGCTCGCTGGTGGCCGACCGCTCGGGCGCGGTCACCGCCTTCGCGATGACCAACCTCCAGGAGCGCGGGGTGCTGTTCGTCTCGCCGGGCACCGAGGTGTACGAGGGCATGATCGTCGGCGAGAACTCCCGCTCCGACGACATGGACGTCAACATCACCAAGGAGAAGAAGCTCACCAACATGCGGTCCTCCACCGCGGATGTGACCGAGTCCCTGGTCCCGCCGCGGCTGCTCTCGCTCGAGCAGTCCCTGGAGTTCTGCCGCGACGACGAGTGCGTCGAGGTGACGCCGGAGACGGTGCGGATCCGCAAGGTGGTGCTGGACCAGAAGGAGCGCGCCCGCACCGCCGCCCGCGCCAAGCGCTGA
- a CDS encoding AfsR/SARP family transcriptional regulator, which yields MRFHLLGPVGASVEGRRIDIGPARQRTVLAVLLVEAQRVVGIDQLIDRVWGEAPPRTVRSTLYSYITRIRAALQSPGSKTGGVDLTRQGGGYVLEVAPEQIDLHLFRRMERDARAAADDERAAALLRESLGLWTDNALSGLTGAWVEATRARLDEERIAASLRYHDIEIRLGRSEALLADLREWVAAHPLDERLVGQLMEVLYRCGRQGEALECFDSTRKRLAEQLGIDPGPELHGLHQRMLVADPALSDSASVPQAMSALPVPQQLPLPPSPFTGRSRELDELDHILASRADADRMVVISTLGGTGGIGKTWLALHWAHRHLEEFPDGQLYVNLRGFDPAVEPLSPTTALRGFLETLGTAPQAIPSDPDSQAGLYRSLVAGKRLLILLDDARDAAQIVPLLPGSPSCAVLITSRNQLTGLATVYGARPLALDVLSDAEARELLHHRLGAERVAAEPESVSALVRRCAGLPLALGILAARAATHPDFSLAVLADELSEDAAQLDVFDTGDVSGDLRGVFAASYRALAPETAQVFALLGLAPGPDISLRAAAALIGQPVPRTRALLRSIEAAHLVRQGPPDRYHMHDLVRLYAMERGELDFSPEALDTALRRLIDFYLHTAGTADHLLRPHRHLIELGPPADCGPQPLEDSTAALAWFDAEHPCLLAAQRLTMEKGWNTPAWQLAWAMDTFHYLRGLLDDHLSVWRDGFDAAEKLGQPLARSLSHWRLGHAHAFAGQSGEARHYLLRALSLFEMADDAVGQAHTHDSLGWVWSELGDHQRALDHAERALDLQRSLRDPVWEANALNAVAWYHAQLSQYAQAHGHCEEALTLFRRHGDRHGEAATLDSLGYIAHHSGNHDQALDHYRKALTIRRETGNAHQEADTLVRLGDTHHALGRDIEARHAWQQAVEKYRAQGRSEEAQRVRLQLNALDAETV from the coding sequence ATGCGCTTTCATTTACTCGGCCCCGTGGGAGCGTCCGTCGAAGGTCGTCGCATCGACATCGGTCCTGCGAGGCAACGTACGGTACTGGCGGTGCTTCTGGTCGAAGCTCAGAGGGTGGTCGGCATCGATCAGTTGATCGATCGCGTCTGGGGCGAGGCACCACCGCGTACCGTGCGCTCCACGCTGTACAGCTACATCACCCGCATTCGTGCCGCGCTACAGTCCCCGGGCTCCAAGACCGGCGGCGTCGACCTGACCCGTCAGGGAGGGGGGTATGTGCTCGAGGTCGCCCCGGAACAGATTGATCTCCACCTTTTCCGCCGCATGGAGAGGGATGCACGCGCGGCCGCCGACGACGAGCGGGCGGCCGCCCTTCTGCGCGAGTCGCTTGGGCTGTGGACGGACAACGCACTCTCCGGGTTGACCGGCGCTTGGGTTGAGGCCACCCGCGCACGGCTGGATGAGGAGCGCATCGCGGCGTCGCTGCGGTACCACGACATCGAAATACGTCTCGGACGTTCCGAGGCTCTCTTGGCCGATCTGCGGGAGTGGGTAGCGGCTCATCCGCTGGACGAGCGTCTCGTTGGCCAGCTGATGGAGGTTCTTTACCGATGCGGCCGCCAGGGTGAGGCCCTGGAGTGCTTCGACAGCACCCGTAAGCGGTTGGCCGAGCAGCTCGGCATCGACCCCGGTCCCGAACTGCACGGATTGCACCAGCGGATGCTGGTCGCCGATCCGGCGCTGAGCGACTCGGCCTCCGTTCCGCAGGCGATGTCGGCGCTACCGGTACCGCAGCAACTTCCCCTGCCCCCTTCGCCGTTCACCGGCCGGAGCCGTGAACTGGACGAGCTGGATCATATTCTGGCCTCGCGGGCCGACGCCGACCGGATGGTGGTGATCTCGACCCTGGGAGGCACCGGCGGCATCGGCAAGACCTGGCTGGCGTTGCACTGGGCGCACCGCCATCTCGAGGAGTTTCCCGATGGGCAGCTGTATGTCAATCTCCGCGGCTTCGACCCCGCCGTTGAGCCCTTGTCTCCGACGACGGCCCTGCGTGGCTTCCTGGAGACGCTCGGCACCGCTCCGCAGGCCATTCCCTCCGACCCTGACTCCCAGGCCGGGCTGTACCGGTCCCTGGTCGCCGGCAAACGCCTCCTCATCCTGCTGGATGATGCCCGCGACGCCGCGCAGATCGTCCCGCTTCTGCCCGGCAGCCCCAGCTGCGCTGTCCTGATCACCAGCCGCAACCAGCTGACCGGCCTGGCCACCGTTTACGGCGCCCGTCCGCTGGCCCTGGACGTTCTCTCGGACGCCGAGGCCCGCGAGCTGCTCCACCACCGCCTCGGGGCGGAGCGGGTCGCCGCCGAGCCCGAGTCCGTGTCCGCTCTTGTGCGGCGATGCGCGGGATTACCACTGGCGCTGGGCATCCTGGCCGCCCGCGCCGCCACGCATCCCGACTTCTCCCTCGCGGTCCTCGCCGACGAACTCAGTGAAGACGCCGCCCAACTGGACGTGTTCGACACCGGCGACGTGAGTGGCGACCTCCGGGGGGTCTTCGCCGCCTCATACCGCGCGCTGGCCCCCGAGACGGCCCAAGTCTTCGCTTTGCTGGGATTGGCGCCCGGGCCGGATATCAGTCTGCGGGCGGCCGCCGCCCTCATCGGTCAACCCGTGCCCCGTACTCGTGCTCTGCTGCGCAGTATCGAAGCCGCGCATCTGGTGCGACAGGGTCCTCCCGACCGCTACCACATGCACGACCTGGTCCGCCTCTATGCCATGGAACGCGGGGAGCTGGATTTCTCCCCCGAAGCGCTGGACACCGCTCTGCGCCGCCTGATCGACTTCTACCTTCACACCGCGGGCACCGCCGACCATCTGCTGAGGCCACACCGCCACCTGATCGAGCTCGGCCCGCCGGCCGACTGCGGGCCGCAGCCGTTGGAGGACTCGACGGCGGCACTGGCCTGGTTCGACGCCGAACACCCATGCCTCCTCGCCGCCCAGCGACTGACGATGGAGAAGGGGTGGAACACTCCGGCCTGGCAGTTGGCGTGGGCCATGGACACCTTCCACTACCTTCGCGGGCTCCTGGACGACCATCTGTCCGTCTGGCGGGACGGGTTCGACGCCGCCGAGAAACTGGGGCAGCCCCTCGCGCGGTCCTTGTCCCACTGGCGCCTCGGCCATGCCCATGCCTTCGCGGGTCAGAGCGGTGAAGCCCGGCACTATCTGCTGCGGGCACTGAGCCTGTTCGAGATGGCTGATGATGCCGTCGGCCAGGCGCACACCCACGATTCTCTCGGATGGGTCTGGTCGGAGCTGGGCGACCATCAAAGGGCATTGGATCACGCTGAACGCGCCTTGGACCTCCAGCGAAGCCTCAGGGATCCCGTTTGGGAAGCCAACGCGCTCAATGCGGTGGCTTGGTATCACGCCCAGCTCAGTCAGTACGCACAAGCTCACGGCCACTGCGAGGAGGCGCTTACGCTGTTTCGCCGACATGGTGACCGGCACGGCGAGGCGGCCACCCTGGACAGCTTGGGCTATATCGCCCACCACAGCGGAAACCATGACCAAGCCCTCGACCACTACCGCAAGGCCCTCACCATCCGGCGCGAGACAGGCAATGCCCATCAGGAAGCCGACACCCTGGTCCGGTTGGGCGACACCCACCACGCGCTGGGGCGGGACATCGAAGCCCGCCACGCCTGGCAGCAGGCCGTGGAGAAGTACCGCGCGCAAGGCCGCTCCGAGGAGGCCCAACGGGTCCGGCTCCAACTCAACGCGCTTGACGCGGAAACCGTTTGA
- a CDS encoding ATP-binding cassette domain-containing protein, with the protein MAQNGDLFMHRILDGAEAEEVGARSEKELFGGRLRTSHGMTRHEGAAQGARFFMMLRQLPALLRRTVQLGWRADRKTLMVFFVAEVGQGAAATYVLLSINTILASLFMGSTTWEHARSSAPSLLYIGSASTVSAFLRAISTGATNRLGPKVEKLAATDLLRRVVRVELTSLEDPDFRTLVDSAQPGTISAGRMIGHSAAIIGGAVSLLAMGGVLAILHPVLLPLLLFVVIPKGWGAVRNARRSYQFMQSRVEHIRQQQALGRLLTEQHGAAELRVHGAGAYLLAHYESMAAGGEAEQSRISRNATLTELVASAVSGVSTVAAYAILAALLATQHMAMAGAATALLAMRIGTSGLQRLVMSINQLYEQALFFNDWRRACNEAELRAMTTEGKSITGPFRAMEVRRVSYWYPGTKVPAVRDVSLSVRPGEVVALVGENGSGKSTLAKIMAGLYVAQAGSVYWNGIDIARANRHEMFQHIALLTQDFKHYPFTARSNITISDTRKSDDVNALKDAVSYADLECLFNSLAHGWDTVLDRTFRGGQELSGGQWQRIALARAHFRDADLVICDEPTSSLDPKSEIQAFEKLRALADSGKSVLLITHRLASARHAEQVVVLAKGRVVDIGAPEELLGRPGTFRDLYMMQAAEFGQADLPL; encoded by the coding sequence GTGGCGCAGAACGGCGATCTGTTCATGCACAGAATCCTTGATGGCGCCGAGGCGGAGGAGGTCGGCGCCCGATCAGAGAAGGAGCTGTTCGGCGGACGTCTTCGCACATCGCATGGAATGACGCGGCATGAGGGCGCAGCTCAGGGTGCTCGTTTCTTTATGATGCTTCGACAGCTCCCTGCGCTACTGCGACGGACCGTACAGTTGGGCTGGCGCGCGGACCGTAAGACGCTGATGGTCTTCTTTGTGGCAGAGGTGGGTCAAGGGGCCGCTGCCACGTATGTCTTGCTGTCGATCAACACGATTCTGGCCTCCCTCTTCATGGGGAGTACTACCTGGGAGCACGCAAGAAGTTCAGCACCGTCTCTCTTGTACATCGGGAGTGCGAGTACGGTCAGCGCGTTTCTCCGCGCCATCAGCACGGGGGCAACGAACCGGCTCGGGCCGAAGGTTGAAAAACTCGCCGCCACTGATCTGTTGCGCCGCGTGGTGCGTGTCGAGTTAACGTCACTCGAAGACCCGGATTTTCGGACCCTGGTCGACTCCGCGCAACCTGGGACAATCTCGGCCGGCCGTATGATTGGTCATAGTGCAGCCATCATCGGCGGCGCAGTCTCGCTGCTTGCCATGGGTGGAGTCCTCGCCATTCTTCATCCCGTTCTGCTGCCTCTGCTGCTCTTCGTGGTAATTCCCAAAGGGTGGGGGGCCGTTCGCAACGCCCGACGCTCTTATCAGTTCATGCAGTCACGGGTCGAACATATCAGGCAGCAGCAGGCACTCGGCCGGCTGCTGACGGAGCAGCACGGTGCTGCGGAACTTCGTGTGCATGGCGCCGGGGCTTATTTGCTGGCGCATTACGAATCAATGGCTGCGGGTGGCGAAGCTGAGCAGAGTCGAATCTCCAGAAATGCAACCCTTACCGAACTAGTAGCGTCTGCGGTTTCAGGAGTATCCACTGTGGCCGCCTATGCGATTCTCGCCGCACTGCTCGCCACGCAACACATGGCGATGGCCGGGGCGGCGACTGCCCTATTGGCCATGAGGATAGGGACGTCAGGGCTGCAGCGACTCGTCATGAGCATCAATCAGCTGTATGAACAAGCGCTTTTCTTCAACGACTGGAGGAGGGCTTGCAATGAGGCCGAGTTGCGCGCGATGACGACTGAAGGAAAATCGATTACCGGACCGTTCCGGGCGATGGAGGTAAGAAGAGTCAGCTATTGGTACCCCGGCACTAAGGTGCCCGCTGTCCGCGACGTGAGTCTGTCCGTCCGTCCGGGCGAGGTGGTCGCCCTGGTGGGGGAGAACGGAAGCGGGAAGTCGACCTTGGCCAAGATCATGGCCGGACTTTATGTCGCACAAGCCGGGAGCGTGTACTGGAACGGCATTGATATTGCCCGCGCCAACCGTCATGAAATGTTCCAGCATATAGCACTGCTCACCCAGGACTTCAAACACTACCCTTTTACCGCGCGCAGTAACATCACAATTTCCGACACCAGGAAGTCGGATGACGTCAACGCTCTCAAAGACGCCGTATCGTATGCTGATCTTGAGTGCCTTTTCAACAGCCTCGCGCACGGTTGGGATACCGTTCTGGATCGCACTTTTCGCGGTGGCCAGGAACTGTCAGGAGGACAATGGCAGCGTATCGCCCTGGCGCGCGCGCATTTCCGTGATGCGGACCTCGTCATCTGTGACGAACCGACCTCTTCCCTCGACCCCAAGTCAGAAATTCAGGCTTTCGAGAAACTTCGCGCCCTGGCAGACTCGGGGAAGTCGGTCCTCCTCATCACTCACCGACTGGCATCAGCGCGCCACGCGGAACAGGTCGTCGTGCTCGCGAAGGGCCGTGTCGTCGACATCGGGGCACCCGAAGAGCTGTTAGGGCGCCCCGGGACGTTCCGTGATCTGTACATGATGCAGGCCGCGGAGTTCGGGCAGGCCGATCTGCCTCTATAG